A genome region from Novipirellula galeiformis includes the following:
- a CDS encoding lysylphosphatidylglycerol synthase domain-containing protein, protein MPEPNGTSQPRPTAMPPTSDPEPTMPPTYARKRSRRKLAIRIVKALIAIAVIVGLGFTVRSAAQQWHSERERVVTQIEQIDSRLAASSTADAPTAGERTLLAQQRQALRHSIPTWSNIGWIPIGIAALLYGAGTLISGMVLRAWLSVLGYQPPLALVLASQTLGHVGKYVPGKAMVVVLRAGVLGRSSVPLMPATIGVFLETFMMMAVGATVAGVVISTLPVPPWMILAAAGGAILASIPTLPPVLQIVTTRLMDRQSSLGSHAWLACAKGWAWSIVSWIMIGGSFAMIVTAIPTSAPPESAARLLAIATASISLAMVIGFASLLPGGAGVRELVLTTILGLVTGPTHALLAAILARLVFIVVECVLAMMAWCYLHSRFAPKPLSPAPAVPPA, encoded by the coding sequence GTGCCTGAGCCCAACGGAACGTCGCAACCGCGCCCCACCGCGATGCCGCCGACATCGGATCCTGAACCCACGATGCCGCCGACCTATGCCCGCAAACGCAGCCGACGCAAACTCGCCATACGAATTGTCAAGGCGTTGATCGCCATCGCCGTCATCGTGGGATTGGGGTTCACCGTGCGTTCGGCCGCCCAACAATGGCACAGCGAACGAGAACGTGTGGTCACCCAAATCGAGCAGATTGACTCGCGATTAGCCGCGTCCTCCACCGCGGATGCCCCCACCGCGGGTGAACGAACCTTACTCGCTCAGCAACGCCAAGCACTTCGTCACAGCATCCCCACGTGGTCAAACATCGGCTGGATCCCCATCGGCATCGCCGCACTGCTGTATGGAGCGGGAACGCTGATTTCCGGCATGGTTTTACGAGCTTGGCTATCGGTACTTGGCTACCAACCGCCGCTTGCACTCGTCCTCGCATCTCAAACGCTGGGGCATGTCGGCAAGTACGTGCCCGGCAAAGCGATGGTGGTGGTGCTGCGCGCCGGAGTCCTGGGCCGGTCATCGGTTCCCCTCATGCCTGCGACCATCGGGGTGTTTTTGGAAACCTTTATGATGATGGCTGTCGGTGCGACGGTGGCCGGCGTCGTGATCTCCACGTTGCCGGTGCCACCGTGGATGATCCTCGCGGCAGCCGGTGGTGCCATCCTGGCCAGCATTCCCACACTTCCACCGGTGCTTCAGATTGTGACCACGCGGTTGATGGATCGTCAATCAAGTCTAGGAAGCCATGCTTGGTTGGCCTGTGCCAAAGGCTGGGCGTGGTCGATCGTTTCATGGATCATGATCGGCGGTTCGTTCGCAATGATCGTGACCGCAATTCCCACCTCGGCTCCCCCTGAATCGGCCGCTCGGTTGTTGGCGATTGCGACCGCGTCGATCTCGCTGGCGATGGTCATCGGGTTTGCCTCGCTGTTACCCGGCGGTGCGGGGGTGCGTGAATTGGTACTGACCACGATCCTTGGATTGGTGACCGGACCGACCCATGCGTTGCTCGCCGCGATCTTGGCGCGGTTGGTGTTTATCGTGGTGGAATGCGTGCTCGCGATGATGGCGTGGTGCTACCTGCACTCTCGTTTTGCTCCCAAGCCCCTTTCCCCGGCTCCAGCGGTCCCCCCGGCTTGA
- a CDS encoding glycosyltransferase family 2 protein, with product MSSPSVSFVIPVFDESESLIALHSAIREVCEVQSIDRQIIYVDDGSRDDSWQVIEQIAAEDASCCAIKLRRNFGKAAALSAGFETATGDIVITMDADLQDDPKEIPRFLEQLASGCDVVSGWKRVRHDPWHKVFPSRVFNWLVSRMTGVHLHDHNCGFKAYRREIFDEVKLYGELHRFVPVLSAAKGWRVGEIEVEHHARKFGHSKYGVSRLIKGFLDLMTIYFLTGYSGRPLHLIGTAGMLFFTTGGLGIVGLSAWWVLSRLSESIDVLHLHETAIFYYCIVAVLLGAQFLLAGLLAELIVSLSRDTNTPYCVAKRIGGQHTKP from the coding sequence TTGTCTTCTCCCAGCGTCTCCTTTGTCATTCCGGTATTTGACGAAAGCGAATCCTTAATCGCGTTGCATTCGGCGATCCGTGAAGTTTGCGAAGTGCAATCGATCGATCGACAAATCATTTATGTTGACGATGGTTCTCGCGACGATTCGTGGCAGGTGATCGAGCAAATCGCGGCCGAGGACGCCTCGTGTTGCGCGATCAAATTGCGGCGCAATTTTGGTAAGGCCGCGGCCTTATCCGCTGGCTTTGAAACCGCCACCGGTGACATCGTGATCACGATGGACGCCGATCTCCAAGATGATCCCAAAGAGATCCCACGGTTTCTTGAGCAACTCGCCTCGGGATGCGATGTCGTCAGCGGTTGGAAACGCGTCCGACACGACCCTTGGCACAAAGTATTCCCTAGCCGCGTCTTCAATTGGCTCGTCAGCCGGATGACCGGCGTTCACCTTCACGATCACAATTGCGGATTCAAGGCGTATCGTCGCGAGATCTTTGACGAAGTCAAACTTTATGGGGAACTGCATCGCTTTGTCCCGGTGCTCTCGGCCGCCAAAGGATGGCGAGTTGGTGAGATCGAAGTGGAACATCACGCCCGAAAATTTGGCCATTCCAAATACGGCGTGTCGCGGTTGATCAAAGGTTTTTTGGACTTGATGACGATCTACTTTTTGACCGGCTATTCGGGACGGCCCCTGCACTTGATCGGGACCGCCGGAATGCTGTTCTTCACCACCGGCGGCTTGGGCATCGTCGGTTTATCAGCATGGTGGGTCCTCAGCCGGTTGAGCGAGTCGATCGACGTCCTGCATTTGCACGAGACCGCGATTTTCTATTACTGCATTGTCGCGGTGCTGTTGGGCGCCCAATTCTTGCTCGCCGGTCTGCTGGCCGAGCTAATTGTCTCGCTCTCGCGCGATACCAACACGCCTTATTGCGTTGCCAAACGCATTGGGGGTCAGCACACGAAGCCCTAA
- a CDS encoding AsmA-like C-terminal region-containing protein yields MAGSPSETNPKTSSSLSRWFWAALITVAFLTTIPLLAPDTLGEQARRHLLKKLQDHYVGLDVSIGRGRFESTVGIIFENIVISNPTAVARPLREMVRIEQLVVVANIHPEKLLDKELPLTTNRIAISGFHANVTLAEDGTPSLSQLLPLPKLGPLTPRIDVLQAKINLFDPLASRRPIRAEIAEFSLTNTDRMDGGIDRTITAKGTGDFANAFQFQWQSINDANDIRCSVRGAKINRDLFDRIPHALQQPLLDARGLECIGDFSCSLYQTVGRSWNYRVRSTIHEGQFTHATLPKPITNLRGVIVADPQAVRIEASQASLGEAVVRASGEFRGTQWPLDADLKIATTGLLLDDQISAILPTAARKGWDHLQPHGRIDVKADLTCRSGTWDASAEVTCKGVDISYEKFPYPVRQLVGRVDIRGGIASSESLTGRLDSRRMQCAFRLPIRPGITNEKTFVIAADGPVAIDSTLIKALSHRGAPQSKLESFVRSLRPRGSLHLASAMFGTDASGRTTRQLDLRIIDGHLRYEKFAYPLYNVDGRIEINEDVVQLTNFRGLSANSGVVRCEGTYRIPKPSPDPKLFRISDSGSGIEVPPQLALTFQTTNIPMDNALRTSLPESAQHIWDSVAPGGVLDEADVTVIQHERSDPLQIDLTARQLYANQISNRSLSLRPMSLPYRIDISSGTVRYDGSKVYIDSLNGQHAASRLAADGFCVQGPSGRWDLTLNLKGGSRLNPDAELISALPNEMREAMRRLQLRGPVSVRGQTKITLPDADHLEPIIHWDVALQLEGNRIGDVGPVHSLRGEISVIGSRDDQGIRASGDVHIDSMHINDLQITSIQGPFTVVEDDLKLGVRSDFARSSLLATQQDPRNGSAPRSIQGRIFDGVIELRGDLQLSSGGFDVDLAVRDAQVPTILADFGYVDNEMRGLFSGDAALEGSLGTLEFLKGSGTAKVTKANIYQLPMIVQVLNQLRIKPTEDVAFTDGTVQFSVFGDTINFNELKMWGDWVALDGGGSLDGRHELDLSFNSRVSPQNAFTQIIRPLRGERYTLWTIDVKGPLHAPTIQRRAFEGVGETLERLIPTMNNAAPDTDPSDLHDEKAAQQPARGAGNWFR; encoded by the coding sequence TTGGCTGGCTCCCCTTCTGAAACGAACCCCAAAACGTCGAGTTCACTCTCGCGTTGGTTTTGGGCTGCGCTGATCACGGTTGCCTTTCTGACGACGATCCCCTTGCTGGCGCCCGACACGCTCGGTGAGCAAGCGCGTCGTCACTTGCTGAAAAAGCTACAAGACCACTACGTCGGGTTGGACGTCTCGATTGGTCGGGGGCGTTTCGAGAGCACGGTGGGGATCATCTTTGAAAACATTGTGATTTCGAATCCCACAGCGGTCGCCCGCCCGCTGCGTGAGATGGTTCGCATTGAACAACTCGTCGTGGTCGCCAACATTCACCCCGAGAAGTTGCTCGACAAGGAACTGCCGCTAACGACGAATCGGATCGCGATCTCAGGCTTTCATGCCAACGTGACGCTCGCTGAGGACGGTACCCCGTCCCTAAGTCAATTACTGCCACTCCCCAAACTGGGCCCATTGACGCCACGCATCGATGTCTTGCAAGCCAAGATCAATTTGTTTGATCCGTTGGCCAGCAGACGTCCCATTCGCGCAGAGATCGCCGAATTTTCGCTGACCAACACCGATCGCATGGATGGTGGCATCGACCGCACCATCACCGCGAAAGGGACGGGAGACTTTGCCAACGCATTTCAGTTCCAGTGGCAAAGCATCAACGACGCCAACGACATTCGTTGCTCGGTCCGTGGCGCGAAAATCAATCGCGATCTGTTTGATCGAATCCCCCATGCCCTGCAACAACCGCTGCTCGACGCGCGTGGCTTGGAGTGCATCGGTGATTTCTCTTGCTCGCTCTACCAAACAGTCGGTCGCAGTTGGAACTACCGCGTTCGCTCGACCATCCATGAGGGACAATTCACTCATGCAACCTTACCCAAACCGATCACCAACCTGCGTGGCGTGATCGTTGCGGATCCTCAGGCGGTACGCATCGAAGCGTCGCAGGCGTCATTGGGCGAAGCGGTGGTTCGTGCGAGTGGTGAGTTTCGCGGCACGCAATGGCCGCTCGACGCGGATCTAAAGATTGCCACCACTGGGCTGCTATTGGATGATCAAATATCCGCGATCCTGCCAACCGCGGCACGCAAAGGTTGGGATCACTTGCAACCGCACGGTCGCATCGATGTCAAAGCCGACCTAACATGCCGCTCAGGTACCTGGGACGCCAGCGCGGAGGTGACCTGCAAAGGCGTGGATATCAGCTACGAGAAGTTTCCTTACCCAGTACGCCAACTGGTCGGACGAGTCGACATCCGCGGTGGCATCGCATCGAGTGAGTCACTGACCGGACGTCTGGATAGCCGCCGGATGCAATGCGCATTTCGCCTTCCGATCCGTCCAGGAATCACCAACGAGAAAACCTTCGTGATCGCTGCGGATGGGCCGGTTGCCATCGACAGCACTCTCATCAAGGCACTCTCGCACCGCGGTGCGCCTCAGTCGAAACTGGAATCGTTCGTCCGTTCTTTGCGGCCTCGCGGTTCGCTGCATCTGGCCAGTGCAATGTTTGGCACCGACGCCAGCGGACGCACGACCCGCCAACTCGATCTGCGGATCATCGACGGCCACTTACGCTACGAGAAATTTGCCTACCCGCTGTACAATGTCGATGGTCGTATCGAAATCAACGAGGATGTTGTCCAGCTGACCAATTTCCGAGGCCTCAGTGCGAATTCAGGCGTCGTTCGCTGCGAAGGAACGTACCGTATCCCCAAACCGTCGCCCGATCCCAAATTGTTTCGCATCTCGGATTCCGGCAGCGGCATTGAGGTGCCCCCTCAACTCGCATTGACGTTCCAAACCACGAACATCCCGATGGACAATGCGCTGCGAACCTCGCTGCCGGAATCGGCTCAGCACATTTGGGATTCGGTCGCCCCCGGTGGCGTCTTGGATGAAGCCGATGTGACGGTGATCCAGCACGAGCGTTCCGACCCGCTGCAGATTGATTTGACGGCGCGACAACTCTACGCCAACCAGATCAGTAACCGCTCGCTTAGTTTACGTCCCATGTCGTTGCCGTACCGGATTGATATCAGCAGTGGCACGGTTCGCTACGATGGCTCAAAGGTCTACATCGACTCGCTCAACGGACAACACGCTGCGTCACGATTGGCTGCGGACGGATTCTGTGTTCAAGGACCGAGCGGACGCTGGGATTTGACGCTGAACTTGAAAGGCGGCAGTCGGTTGAATCCTGATGCGGAATTGATCAGCGCGTTGCCCAACGAAATGCGTGAAGCGATGCGGCGGTTGCAATTGCGAGGTCCGGTCAGCGTTCGCGGCCAAACGAAAATCACGCTCCCCGATGCGGATCACCTCGAACCGATCATCCACTGGGACGTCGCCTTGCAGCTTGAGGGGAACCGCATCGGCGACGTCGGTCCCGTCCATTCGCTGCGTGGCGAGATCTCCGTCATCGGCAGTCGCGATGACCAAGGGATTCGCGCTTCAGGCGACGTGCACATCGATTCGATGCACATCAATGATCTGCAAATCACCTCGATCCAAGGCCCGTTCACGGTCGTCGAGGATGACTTGAAACTCGGGGTGCGAAGCGACTTCGCCCGCTCATCCTTGCTCGCCACCCAACAAGATCCTCGCAACGGATCGGCTCCACGCTCCATCCAAGGCCGAATTTTTGACGGGGTGATTGAATTGCGCGGCGATTTGCAATTGTCCTCCGGCGGTTTCGACGTCGATTTGGCGGTGCGTGACGCTCAAGTACCGACGATCCTGGCTGACTTCGGTTATGTGGACAACGAGATGCGCGGCTTGTTTTCTGGCGACGCTGCACTCGAAGGCAGTCTGGGGACCTTAGAATTCCTGAAGGGATCCGGTACCGCCAAAGTCACCAAAGCGAACATCTACCAACTGCCGATGATCGTCCAAGTGCTCAACCAACTTCGCATCAAACCGACCGAAGATGTGGCCTTTACCGACGGCACCGTCCAATTCAGCGTGTTCGGCGATACGATCAATTTCAATGAACTGAAAATGTGGGGCGATTGGGTTGCGTTGGATGGGGGAGGCTCGCTCGATGGACGGCACGAACTTGACCTGTCCTTCAATTCACGCGTCAGTCCCCAGAACGCGTTCACGCAAATCATCCGTCCGCTACGAGGGGAACGGTACACGCTTTGGACGATCGACGTGAAAGGCCCGCTCCACGCGCCGACCATCCAGCGACGAGCCTTCGAAGGGGTCGGCGAAACCCTGGAACGTTTGATCCCCACGATGAACAACGCCGCCCCCGACACCGATCCCTCCGACTTGCACGACGAAAAAGCGGCGCAGCAACCTGCGCGTGGCGCGGGAAACTGGTTCCGCTAA
- a CDS encoding L-lactate permease has product MNDEVLASLSLLPIVTVAVFLVMLRWPASRAMPLAYLVASGLALFVWQVDATQVAAASVKGLIVAAELLYIIFGAILLLNTLRKSGALRTIRKTFQDISPDRRVQVIIIAWLFGSFIEGAAGFGTPAAVTVPLLVGLGFPAMAAVVAGVVIQSTPVSFGAVGTPILIGVGTGLAGEGTIDGFAQSHDFVDGASLLSLIGLRVAVLHAIAGALIPLWMVGLMTRFFGENRSFKEGLAIWPFALFAAFAMTIPYVVVAWLLGPEFPSLIGGLCGLAIVVPAAKAGFLMPPPEAIWEFPEKTKWDSDWSGRDSTEQDLTQQASLQQPGERVAKPIGLINAWSPYVIVAVLLVVTRLDSLPGLDVSPVAWVKSFSVPVMNIFGTRISEVIRPLYLPGTVFVIASMISVFTQRIDAASCSRAWGESFRTVLRASVALVFTVPMVQVFINSANGDAGYASMPIALAEGVKNTVGEAWPVFATFIGGFGAAIAGSNTISNMMFSSFQFNVGEMLAVDPVWIVVLQAVGGAAGNTICVHNVVAASAVVGLVGKEGTIIRKTLLVFTYYALLLGVIGYAIVYWGR; this is encoded by the coding sequence TTGAATGATGAAGTGCTGGCGTCGTTGTCGTTGCTTCCGATCGTTACGGTGGCGGTGTTTTTAGTCATGTTGCGTTGGCCCGCCAGCCGTGCGATGCCGCTGGCGTATTTGGTTGCGAGCGGCTTGGCGTTGTTTGTATGGCAGGTCGATGCAACCCAAGTTGCCGCCGCGTCGGTCAAGGGATTGATCGTTGCCGCGGAGCTGTTGTACATCATCTTCGGGGCCATTTTACTGCTCAACACGCTTCGCAAGAGCGGGGCGCTGCGAACGATTCGTAAGACGTTCCAAGACATCTCGCCGGATCGTCGCGTGCAAGTGATCATTATCGCTTGGTTGTTTGGCTCGTTTATCGAAGGCGCCGCAGGCTTCGGAACTCCCGCTGCGGTGACGGTACCGTTATTGGTCGGTCTCGGGTTTCCGGCAATGGCGGCGGTGGTCGCGGGAGTCGTGATTCAAAGTACTCCCGTTTCGTTCGGCGCCGTTGGCACGCCGATTTTGATTGGCGTCGGCACCGGGTTGGCCGGTGAAGGGACGATCGATGGCTTTGCGCAAAGTCACGACTTTGTGGACGGCGCATCATTGTTGTCCTTGATTGGCTTACGCGTCGCCGTGTTGCATGCGATTGCGGGAGCTTTGATTCCGCTGTGGATGGTGGGGTTGATGACTCGATTCTTTGGCGAGAATCGCTCGTTCAAAGAGGGGCTGGCGATTTGGCCGTTTGCCTTGTTTGCGGCCTTTGCGATGACGATTCCGTATGTCGTAGTGGCATGGTTGTTGGGGCCTGAATTTCCCTCGTTGATTGGAGGTTTATGTGGGTTGGCGATTGTCGTGCCCGCGGCCAAGGCTGGTTTTTTGATGCCCCCGCCCGAGGCGATTTGGGAGTTTCCTGAGAAAACGAAATGGGACAGCGATTGGTCGGGGCGAGATTCAACCGAGCAAGATTTAACGCAGCAGGCGTCGTTGCAGCAGCCAGGCGAACGCGTTGCCAAGCCGATCGGGCTGATCAACGCATGGTCTCCTTACGTGATCGTGGCGGTGTTGTTGGTCGTCACGCGGTTGGATTCGTTGCCGGGGTTGGACGTTTCGCCCGTCGCATGGGTGAAGTCGTTTAGCGTGCCGGTGATGAACATTTTTGGCACCCGCATTTCGGAAGTCATTCGGCCGCTGTATTTGCCGGGGACCGTGTTTGTGATCGCATCGATGATCTCCGTTTTCACTCAGCGTATCGATGCCGCATCGTGTTCGCGTGCTTGGGGCGAATCGTTTCGCACGGTTCTTCGAGCGTCGGTTGCGTTGGTGTTTACGGTGCCGATGGTGCAAGTCTTTATCAACAGCGCCAACGGAGACGCGGGCTACGCGTCGATGCCGATCGCGTTGGCCGAAGGGGTCAAGAACACCGTCGGAGAGGCTTGGCCGGTGTTTGCCACGTTCATTGGAGGCTTTGGTGCGGCGATTGCCGGCAGCAATACGATTAGCAACATGATGTTTTCGTCGTTTCAATTCAATGTCGGCGAGATGCTCGCGGTGGATCCGGTTTGGATCGTGGTGTTGCAAGCGGTTGGAGGTGCGGCGGGCAATACGATTTGTGTCCACAATGTGGTTGCCGCGTCGGCCGTGGTTGGATTGGTCGGCAAAGAAGGGACCATCATCCGTAAAACGCTGTTGGTGTTTACGTATTATGCACTGCTGTTGGGAGTGATCGGTTACGCGATCGTTTACTGGGGCCGGTGA
- a CDS encoding 3-oxoacyl-ACP synthase III, with translation MRFSNVCLDAIGTEIPEEIWTSDAIEQRLAPLYERLKLPEGRLALMSGINERRVWAAGTMPSEPSVRSARRAIEASGIAPERIGCLIHASVCRDFLEPATASRVHHELGLPSRCWVYDVSNACLGVMNGAVQIAMMIEAGMIEAGVVVGTENSRPLLEQTIAQLNADVALTRQSVKPAFASLTIGSGSCAWLLAHRDVVGSGMSTDTDSRTFLDTAIAEARTEFHDLCRSDQDSAGAGMTPLMDTDSERLMAEGIATGAIAFDRLLAESTWTRDQITRSVCHQVGSRHRVAMLEAMGLAPQRDSVTFPFLGNTGSVALPLTLAAAAKQGELVRGDQVAMLGIGSGINSVMIAAKWGETKVSGNIDAIA, from the coding sequence GTGAGATTCAGCAACGTTTGCCTCGATGCGATCGGTACGGAGATTCCCGAAGAAATTTGGACCAGCGACGCCATTGAGCAGCGTCTGGCACCCCTTTATGAACGTTTAAAACTGCCCGAAGGCCGCTTGGCCTTGATGAGTGGGATCAACGAGCGACGTGTTTGGGCCGCCGGGACGATGCCGAGCGAGCCGAGTGTGCGCAGTGCCCGCCGAGCGATTGAAGCCTCCGGGATCGCGCCAGAGCGAATCGGTTGTTTGATCCATGCGAGTGTTTGTCGCGACTTTCTAGAGCCGGCCACCGCGTCGCGGGTTCACCATGAATTGGGGCTTCCCTCTCGTTGTTGGGTTTACGACGTTTCGAATGCCTGTTTGGGAGTGATGAACGGAGCGGTTCAGATCGCGATGATGATCGAAGCCGGCATGATCGAGGCCGGCGTGGTGGTGGGGACCGAGAACAGCCGACCGTTGTTGGAGCAGACGATCGCCCAGCTCAATGCTGACGTCGCGCTCACGCGCCAGAGTGTCAAACCGGCCTTCGCTTCGCTGACCATTGGTTCGGGCAGTTGTGCGTGGTTGTTGGCACATCGCGATGTGGTGGGATCGGGCATGTCAACGGATACCGATTCACGCACGTTCTTGGATACGGCGATCGCCGAAGCGCGGACTGAGTTCCACGATTTGTGTCGCAGTGACCAAGATTCGGCCGGTGCGGGGATGACGCCGCTGATGGATACCGATTCGGAACGTTTGATGGCCGAAGGGATTGCCACCGGCGCGATCGCGTTTGATCGCTTGTTAGCGGAGTCGACTTGGACGCGGGATCAAATCACACGCAGCGTTTGCCATCAAGTCGGTTCACGTCACCGCGTGGCGATGTTGGAAGCGATGGGGCTTGCACCCCAGCGCGACAGCGTGACGTTTCCGTTTCTAGGGAACACCGGCTCGGTGGCGTTGCCGTTGACCTTAGCCGCAGCGGCCAAGCAAGGCGAGTTGGTCCGCGGTGATCAAGTCGCGATGTTGGGGATCGGATCGGGCATCAATAGTGTGATGATTGCGGCGAAGTGGGGCGAAACGAAAGTCAGCGGCAACATCGACGCCATCGCGTAG
- a CDS encoding gamma-glutamyl-gamma-aminobutyrate hydrolase family protein, which yields MTCKPLIGMNADFRAAARNVPAYSYIAAGYFQSVIAAGGIPVILPPMDDASSIRTAIENLHGFIMIGGADLDPRNDGFMLHPSVRPLDPVRETSDRLIIAELAERRVPVLGIGTGMQLLNVHQGGNLFLNIKEDLPNAVPHHDAHDPNHRHTLNVESDSLVGRVYGDGEIRVSSRHHMAIDEVAPGFRVTARCPDGVIEAIESEMMDWFAIGTQFHPECGAASALDIRIFEEFIDGVRERANQEDLRLVA from the coding sequence ATGACGTGTAAGCCTTTAATCGGCATGAACGCCGACTTTCGTGCTGCCGCTCGTAACGTACCCGCCTACAGTTACATCGCAGCAGGATACTTTCAATCGGTGATCGCAGCGGGAGGGATTCCTGTCATTCTGCCACCGATGGACGATGCGAGTTCAATTCGAACCGCAATCGAAAACCTCCACGGATTCATCATGATCGGCGGAGCCGACTTGGACCCTCGAAATGATGGCTTCATGTTGCATCCTTCGGTTCGTCCGTTGGATCCCGTTCGCGAAACCAGCGACCGTTTAATCATCGCAGAATTGGCCGAGCGTCGCGTTCCTGTCTTGGGAATCGGCACTGGCATGCAACTGTTGAACGTCCACCAGGGCGGAAACTTGTTCTTGAACATCAAAGAGGACCTGCCCAACGCAGTGCCTCACCACGACGCTCACGATCCCAACCATCGCCACACCTTGAACGTCGAAAGCGACTCCTTGGTCGGTCGCGTTTATGGCGATGGCGAAATTCGCGTCAGCAGCCGGCACCATATGGCGATTGACGAAGTCGCTCCTGGATTCCGCGTCACCGCACGTTGCCCCGATGGGGTGATCGAAGCGATTGAAAGCGAAATGATGGACTGGTTCGCGATCGGCACCCAATTCCATCCTGAATGTGGAGCCGCTTCGGCGCTGGATATCCGCATTTTCGAAGAGTTTATCGACGGCGTTCGCGAGCGTGCGAATCAAGAAGATCTGCGACTCGTTGCTTAA
- a CDS encoding AEC family transporter: MFSDLWPIISSVLGVFLVIGIGATCRQTGWLTREADQSLANLTAKVLLPALFANRILASDQLSEFSAAWFPPAFGFASTAVGFLLAFGIARSLGHWIGLDSDSKQRTFALCVGICNYGYIPLPLAQRFYPEAEVDLILHNVGVDMALWSVGIAIIAGATGSGWRRSVLSAPVVTVVVTGLMRRFGLETLVPHSCLSAIEMLGECAIPMGLLLSGAIIVDYLRETSWSGSGRVVCWAIGIRQFVLPLMMLAVASLIATFTSLMPLDMKQVVMLEAAMPAAVFPIVLVRLYGRDTSTALRVVLSTSIAGLLLVPLWLGIGKWWFGV; encoded by the coding sequence ATGTTTTCTGATTTATGGCCGATTATTTCCAGTGTTTTGGGCGTTTTTCTTGTCATCGGTATCGGCGCGACCTGCCGGCAAACCGGTTGGTTGACGCGGGAAGCGGACCAGTCGCTCGCCAATTTGACCGCCAAAGTGCTGCTGCCGGCGCTGTTCGCGAACCGGATTTTGGCCAGCGATCAGCTCAGTGAGTTCTCTGCGGCATGGTTTCCACCGGCGTTTGGCTTCGCGAGCACCGCCGTCGGATTCTTGCTGGCGTTTGGAATCGCTCGCTCGCTCGGGCATTGGATCGGGCTGGATAGCGATTCGAAGCAACGCACGTTTGCACTTTGCGTCGGGATCTGTAACTACGGCTACATCCCGCTGCCCTTGGCACAGCGGTTTTATCCCGAAGCCGAAGTCGATTTGATTCTGCATAACGTTGGCGTCGATATGGCGCTGTGGAGCGTGGGGATCGCCATTATCGCGGGGGCAACCGGCAGCGGTTGGCGACGCTCGGTATTGAGTGCCCCGGTGGTGACGGTGGTGGTCACCGGTTTGATGCGTCGCTTTGGGCTCGAAACGTTGGTTCCCCATTCGTGCCTCAGTGCGATCGAGATGCTGGGCGAATGTGCGATCCCGATGGGGTTGCTGCTCAGTGGCGCAATCATCGTCGACTATTTGCGGGAAACGAGCTGGTCGGGTTCAGGCCGGGTGGTTTGTTGGGCGATCGGAATTCGTCAATTCGTGCTGCCGCTAATGATGCTGGCGGTGGCCTCGCTGATCGCGACCTTCACGAGCTTAATGCCGCTCGACATGAAACAGGTCGTGATGCTCGAAGCGGCGATGCCCGCAGCGGTGTTTCCAATCGTGTTGGTGCGGCTCTACGGGCGTGACACCTCCACGGCATTGCGAGTGGTGTTGTCGACCTCGATCGCAGGCTTGCTGCTCGTTCCCCTGTGGTTGGGGATCGGCAAATGGTGGTTCGGCGTCTAA
- the tatA gene encoding twin-arginine translocase TatA/TatE family subunit, giving the protein MMSMFMESAVLAFGFPGLPELMIVLVIALVLFGGAKLPSLMRNLGRSANEFKRGMAETVDEEEEETKSPSEKA; this is encoded by the coding sequence ATGATGTCGATGTTTATGGAAAGTGCGGTTTTGGCTTTCGGTTTCCCCGGACTCCCCGAACTGATGATCGTGCTCGTGATTGCACTGGTCCTATTCGGTGGCGCCAAGCTGCCAAGCCTGATGCGAAACCTCGGACGCAGTGCGAACGAATTCAAACGTGGCATGGCAGAAACGGTGGATGAGGAAGAGGAAGAAACCAAATCGCCAAGCGAAAAGGCGTAG
- a CDS encoding Sec-independent protein translocase subunit TatA/TatB: MFGLSPFELMVIGVIAVVLFGGNLPEVARKFGSSYRDVRRTLNDVQQQFREAEYEAKRALTLDTPAANKLDEPEDEPAEPAAPKFKPPA, from the coding sequence ATGTTTGGACTATCACCATTTGAGTTGATGGTGATCGGCGTCATCGCAGTCGTGTTGTTTGGTGGCAATCTTCCTGAGGTTGCCCGCAAATTTGGCAGCAGCTACCGCGATGTGCGTCGCACTCTCAACGATGTTCAACAACAATTTCGCGAGGCGGAATACGAAGCGAAACGCGCGTTGACATTGGACACCCCCGCCGCCAACAAGCTGGACGAACCCGAGGATGAGCCCGCCGAGCCAGCGGCTCCGAAGTTCAAACCCCCGGCGTAA